One Natrinema halophilum genomic window carries:
- a CDS encoding PGF-CTERM sorting domain-containing protein, with amino-acid sequence MDFSSKTKAVVGMACLAMAVFGMAVIVPSVSAATNEMANESVTFDNESNVTVSVAWNESITDPANESASVTFYNATEWENDPANATVVLSDTIAASAGNTTNATYTESDGLVDGAEYRLIVEANDSAADSVSVDQGSVGGLFSGDGAAASSAAGLAAIVVLLAGAGWIATREE; translated from the coding sequence ATGGATTTTTCATCAAAAACGAAGGCGGTAGTCGGGATGGCTTGCCTAGCGATGGCGGTCTTCGGCATGGCGGTGATCGTGCCGAGCGTCTCGGCGGCGACGAACGAAATGGCGAACGAATCGGTGACGTTCGACAACGAGTCGAACGTGACCGTGTCGGTGGCGTGGAACGAATCAATCACAGATCCGGCGAATGAGTCGGCGAGCGTCACGTTCTACAACGCGACCGAGTGGGAGAATGACCCGGCGAATGCGACGGTCGTCCTCTCGGACACGATCGCGGCGTCTGCGGGAAACACAACGAACGCCACCTATACCGAGAGTGACGGGCTCGTCGACGGCGCCGAGTACCGGCTGATCGTTGAAGCGAACGACTCGGCGGCGGACTCCGTGTCGGTCGATCAGGGATCGGTCGGCGGCCTCTTCAGCGGCGACGGAGCGGCGGCGAGTTCGGCGGCCGGACTCGCGGCGATCGTCGTTTTGCTCGCGGGGGCCGGGTGGATCGCAACAAGGGAGGAGTAG